The region TCGTGGACgaggtcaattttttttaatttttttcacattacAAATTAATGGTTACCATTTTAAGAGTATACGTGTGAACTCATATTGCAGATTGACATCGGTCTTGGGAATCAACTGGTCGAAAGTTAAGTGCAAATGCTTGAAACTCCCGTTCGtgcaattaataaaatattcgtGCTGTCCATGTACGGCCTAATCCTCTGTAAAGTACAACAACGTCAAGTCCATTCAAGTTTTCACTACCTAGAAACAGTGTTTCGTCCCGCTGATATGAAAACTCACTTAgcttccataaactttttaataATCGAACAAACCATACAAAAATAACGACAATAACATTCTATTAGAATCGTAAATTACAATAGATGAGAATCTtctgaatttataatttcattgTGGGATCCGGCTGAACGTTATAAGGTCATGTGAAGGAGGGAGATGCTTCTAAATCACAAAATAGGTCAACTATTTTCTCATCTAAGTCGAGTATCTCGCCCATTtgatttttggtattttctAAGAGGATTTCTTCCGTTACCTCGTCGTATGTTTCTTCACCTGAAATCAATTCACTTTTAGTCATTCACTCTTTAACTTCCATTAACATCCATAATGTGCTTCAACTTACAACCAGCATTGACGAATCCAGCCAGTTCACAGCACGCAATATTAATGTTGGTATAGTCTTTTACCGTGTTGACTTGACTGCGTGGATAAATGTAGGTGAACACAACTGTACGCGAACCCATTGCCTTATAAGTAAAGACAACATTATGCGGAATGTTTTGTTCGCAAAAGTATgcaacaatttttcgaatggACTCCACACTCTCATGTTTAAGATGCCAATCGTGCACATTCACATAATATCGTTTCGATGGTTCGTTGCTGACGAAAACGTTATGGACTAAATGTTGGACGTTCTAAATCgtacaataaattcattaaaaatcatTGCGATTGATCAAACCGACTGAACTCTTACTATTTTATCTGCCATTAAGTCACCTTCTTTGTAGAACAAATGTAGATGTAAGTGATTAACAGAAGCCAAAGCACCGGGACTATTAAATCCAATCCAGAAATTTTCATCATCAAAGTCACCTAGTAGATCTAGTGCGATTGTAATCGCTTCCGCTGTCAGTATCTGAGGCTTATTGTCTTTTAGATCCGGACATATTAAAGTGTGAAATTTAGTCAATGGACTGGCATTCACTATACACGTCACGAGTGATTCAATGCATGGATGCTtgtattcaaataaaatttcctgTGGGTTCACTTTATTGAAGTTAAATGCAGTTTCCTTGAATGCCGGTGTGACCGAAGAAACCGATTGTGGTGCTCGTCGAAGAGTTGCTCGCTCGGAATTTAGCTGGTAGaagggaaattatttttttaaagctggGAGTTACAAGCTCGCCTGTATCATTTACctcaacaatgaaattgaatttacccggtaaaatttttgtcttttgGACATTTAATTTGAATCGAAAGACGTTTGGTGTATCCTGCAATCGCAACCACTCATCTTTGATGATAGGTTTTAATTTATGGAGTTCACACTGATTTGCTATCTCGATTTTCCTGACGCTCATTtcaaactttgttttttatcAATGATTTCTGTTTTGACTGATGAAACAGACAAAAACCATTCATAAAATGAGCAACTGTCAAATCTATTCAAGTGCCAGCCGACAATCATTCATTCACACACTGTTAAATATGAATGTTATTTGGTTTGTGTCTCGAGTAAGCtctacaataaaaaaaatcgagaggGTGATACTCGGACTAGGTCGATTTTGACctaacctgaacctgaaacaGTTGACCTGATAAGATTTAGGTCTTGCCCAGGTTTTTCATTAAACTTGACCTGACGTGATCCGATCTTCCAAACTTGACATTCAGTTAACATGCCTTCAGGTTTAAAACAACCAGACCTGATTCCGGGCCTTATCAGGGATATGTAAGgcttgaaaattgtatttccaATCATCGATTATAAAATCTGTTGATGACGTATGTTATCGgcagcgacgacaaaaataagtcaTGAGCTTCAGAGCGGTCCGATTGAGTTAAGGTAATGTTAAAAttgatgaagtaatagattttgcaccatttttaaatcaattttggaaattagTAACGTCCACCTAGAAACAAAAAGGATCTACGAAGCTTgctcatttcaatttttaattcttttagcCATTCAAATACAGAAAGAATGGCATCAGTTTTGCTATTcaggatctattacttcgtttgatctaagtattttcaatagatTACAGAGTGATGCTAATATGACAACTGGGTCGTTTGGACGGAAAGAGGGAAACtgtcgaatgacagttgggtGTTTGAtagagaattcaatacattttctctcaaccaatttcaaaatcattcgacatattacTTCTATCTGTCGAAACGACCctgtcgtcatattagcatcaaTCTGATAGATTAGTataaaatctgctacttcatttgtttaaataatcTTTTTGCAAAGATCCTCAAAGCATCCTGAAGTCACTACCAGCAACAGCCGTCCGTGAAAGGTTCCTTAAATGCCTCATTAGGAAATATAAATGCAGAAACAGGAAAGGTCGCTTTagtgaattttaagaaaaatttaatttaattcatttggcTCCTTTAGAACGATGTTTCTTGTTGCAAACCATCAACATACTTCAAGCATGtttggtactctaaatagagtaatGAAAGTAAGCAGCGTATCAAAGAAATGTCACCTCTGTCacctgtcactcgaagcactatTGCTTGAAATGCGCTGAAACTATCAACAAAACTTCTATTGACATCGTCAGCCAGTTTGAAGCGGAGAAATATTGTTCTGGTTTATTTGATGTTGTAGTACGACAGTTGTACTAATATCGATTGATAACGTTAAAATGAGAAGCAATCACTGGTCTATTtactttcagtttttgatatttatatTCAACTGACACGACATACACTGTATAGTTGTACAACAATATGTACGCGCATAACTCAAACGTTGCCGCCTTTTCCAGAAAATTTCTCTCTCTCGAGTTTTGCTCAAAATAAACGTGACCAACGTCACATTGATCCAGTGACATTTAAGcgtcaaatatatttttttttgtaattgaatAAGAGAAactttttcgtatttttatacattttgttaataTAAAGTGGCATTTAAAGTGATAATTATATGGTCGGAAGACAATGCGAAATGTGTGCAATCGAAGCATAGCTTGAATTCGCGCAATAACGTAATCATGAAACCTCCATAGAGATATGAGAAAAATCCAACCAGAAGCTATCGTTACTCATTTGATAAATCATTACATCGATTGTAACGATAGATGGTTGATTATGTGTGACTGTGTAACAAAGATGTTCGGATGTTTGGGATGGAATGTTGTGACTGATTCATGTTAAATGTGACTTAAAACCGGA is a window of Bradysia coprophila strain Holo2 unplaced genomic scaffold, BU_Bcop_v1 contig_350, whole genome shotgun sequence DNA encoding:
- the LOC119079964 gene encoding GDP-D-glucose phosphorylase 1; this translates as MSVRKIEIANQCELHKLKPIIKDEWLRLQDTPNVFRFKLNVQKTKILPGKFNFIVELNSERATLRRAPQSVSSVTPAFKETAFNFNKVNPQEILFEYKHPCIESLVTCIVNASPLTKFHTLICPDLKDNKPQILTAEAITIALDLLGDFDDENFWIGFNSPGALASVNHLHLHLFYKEGDLMADKINVQHLVHNVFVSNEPSKRYYVNVHDWHLKHESVESIRKIVAYFCEQNIPHNVVFTYKAMGSRTVVFTYIYPRSQVNTVKDYTNINIACCELAGFVNAGCEETYDEVTEEILLENTKNQMGEILDLDEKIVDLFCDLEASPSFT